A stretch of the Candidatus Jettenia sp. AMX2 genome encodes the following:
- the lysA gene encoding diaminopimelate decarboxylase, with product MNFFEYRDKALFCEKVRVGDIVSKVGTPAYIYSKNAIVARYRELKTAFHDVGPMICFSVKSNSNLSICRVLMEEGSGFDVVSGGELFRVIRAGGDPSKIVFAGVGKTEKELRYALINDVFMFNVESTAELECIDKLAREMNKMPKVALRINPDIDAKTHTKTTTGKRENKFGIDFTEAERILKQSGNYPGVKICGLHVHLGSPIYTVDPYMHALERIIAFAGRCRDTKKDIGIEYLNIGGGYCISYNGKEVIQPQDYASKILPLVKEMRCNLIMEPGRFIVGNSGILVTRVVYTKETLHGKKFVICDAAMNDLLRPALYDAFHKIWPVNTDIMMPEVMNENEPVTTDTGLKLVDIVGPVCETSDTFATNRALPQVKEGDLLAIFSAGAYGFSMSSTYNSRPRPCEVMVDGDLYYTIRERETYEDLIKGEEIRTFAS from the coding sequence ATGAATTTTTTTGAATACAGGGACAAGGCGCTTTTTTGTGAAAAGGTAAGGGTTGGAGATATTGTCTCAAAAGTAGGTACCCCCGCCTATATTTATAGTAAAAATGCAATTGTAGCACGCTACCGCGAGTTAAAAACAGCTTTTCATGATGTCGGTCCCATGATCTGTTTTTCAGTAAAATCCAATTCAAATCTTTCAATATGCAGGGTATTGATGGAAGAGGGGTCAGGTTTTGATGTGGTCTCCGGAGGTGAGTTATTTCGCGTTATCAGGGCAGGTGGTGACCCTTCGAAGATCGTATTTGCAGGGGTAGGAAAAACAGAAAAAGAATTAAGGTATGCCCTGATCAATGATGTTTTTATGTTTAATGTGGAATCCACAGCAGAACTGGAATGCATTGATAAGCTAGCCAGGGAGATGAATAAGATGCCAAAAGTGGCCTTGCGGATTAATCCTGATATCGATGCAAAAACCCATACAAAGACAACAACCGGAAAGCGGGAAAACAAATTTGGTATAGATTTTACAGAGGCAGAAAGGATTTTAAAGCAATCCGGAAATTATCCCGGTGTGAAAATCTGTGGTTTACATGTGCATCTTGGTTCTCCCATTTATACGGTTGATCCTTATATGCACGCCCTTGAGAGGATTATTGCATTTGCCGGGAGGTGCAGGGATACAAAAAAAGATATCGGTATAGAATATCTGAATATTGGTGGTGGCTACTGTATCTCTTATAACGGCAAGGAGGTAATACAGCCACAGGACTATGCTTCAAAAATTCTTCCTCTGGTCAAGGAAATGCGGTGCAATCTGATTATGGAACCTGGAAGGTTCATTGTAGGGAACTCAGGTATTCTGGTTACCCGTGTTGTTTATACAAAAGAAACCCTGCATGGTAAGAAATTCGTTATTTGTGATGCCGCCATGAATGACTTGTTGCGTCCGGCTCTTTATGATGCGTTTCATAAAATATGGCCTGTAAATACAGACATAATGATGCCGGAAGTAATGAATGAAAATGAGCCTGTTACGACGGATACTGGTTTGAAGCTGGTTGATATTGTAGGTCCGGTTTGTGAAACAAGCGATACCTTTGCCACAAACAGGGCTTTACCGCAGGTAAAAGAGGGAGATTTGCTGGCAATATTCAGCGCCGGTGCATACGGATTTAGTATGAGTTCTACGTACAATTCCCGTCCCCGCCCCTGCGAAGTAATGGTCGATGGAGATCTGTACTACACCATCCGGGAGCGGGAGACGTACGAAGATTTAATTAAGGGTGAAGAAATACGGACTTTTGCTTCATAA
- the argH gene encoding argininosuccinate lyase — translation MKQKKLWGGRFVKQTAPSVEAFTESVSFDWRLYQYDIEGSIAHATMLAKCKLITEKEKDAIVKGLRGILSDIIAGKFEFKKSHEDIHMNIESALIERIGEPGRKLHTARSRNDQVALDLRLWARDQMKQTIKYLTVLQKALVRKGKEYFNRIMPGFTHLQHAQPVLLSHYLLAYVEMFERDKTRLEDCFVRLNKSPLGACALAGTTLRTDARFTAKLLNFNGICENSMDAVSDRDFCVEYLLCLSLIAIHLSRLCEEWIIWCNDEFMFVEISDNYCTGSSIMPQKKNPDVLELIRGKSGRVFGHLSSLLALLKGLPLTYNRDMQEDKVAVFDASDTVQASLSVLAELVANIHFHEERMMSACKKGFIDATALAEYLVEKGLPFRKAHEIVGNIVRECIRIHCNLADLKLESLKAFSSAIEKDVYRVLGVENCIKNYKSYGSTAPGIVKKRILYWERKLSRELTGE, via the coding sequence CGGTTGAAGCGTTTACAGAGTCAGTTTCGTTTGACTGGAGACTTTATCAGTACGATATCGAAGGAAGCATTGCGCATGCAACGATGCTTGCAAAATGTAAGCTTATTACGGAAAAAGAGAAAGATGCAATTGTTAAGGGTCTCAGGGGGATTCTGTCTGATATTATTGCCGGCAAATTTGAATTCAAAAAGTCTCACGAAGATATTCATATGAATATTGAATCTGCCCTGATTGAGCGGATTGGGGAACCTGGGAGGAAACTCCATACTGCAAGAAGCAGAAACGACCAGGTTGCCCTTGATTTACGTCTCTGGGCCCGTGACCAGATGAAGCAAACGATAAAGTATCTGACAGTATTACAGAAAGCATTAGTAAGGAAGGGGAAAGAGTATTTCAACCGGATCATGCCGGGTTTTACCCATCTCCAGCATGCCCAGCCTGTATTACTCTCACATTATTTATTGGCATATGTAGAGATGTTTGAACGTGATAAAACACGCCTCGAAGATTGTTTTGTCCGGCTCAATAAATCACCTCTGGGGGCATGTGCTCTCGCAGGCACAACACTCCGGACGGATGCCCGTTTCACGGCAAAATTGCTTAATTTCAACGGAATTTGTGAAAACAGTATGGATGCCGTAAGCGACAGGGATTTTTGTGTTGAATATTTACTTTGCCTGTCTTTGATTGCTATACATCTCTCGAGATTATGTGAAGAATGGATTATCTGGTGCAATGATGAATTTATGTTTGTTGAGATAAGTGACAATTACTGTACAGGTTCCAGTATCATGCCTCAAAAAAAGAACCCGGATGTGTTAGAGTTGATACGTGGGAAAAGCGGGCGTGTATTTGGGCATTTATCATCACTGCTTGCTTTGCTTAAGGGATTACCATTGACCTATAATCGTGATATGCAGGAAGACAAAGTAGCGGTATTTGATGCATCAGATACTGTTCAGGCCTCATTGTCTGTTCTTGCAGAACTCGTGGCAAATATTCATTTTCATGAAGAGCGCATGATGTCTGCCTGTAAAAAAGGATTTATAGATGCCACTGCTTTGGCAGAATATCTTGTGGAAAAGGGATTGCCATTCCGGAAGGCCCACGAGATCGTAGGAAACATTGTACGTGAATGTATAAGGATACACTGCAATCTTGCAGACTTAAAATTAGAAAGTTTGAAGGCATTTTCTTCTGCGATCGAAAAAGATGTTTATCGGGTACTCGGGGTTGAAAACTGCATCAAAAATTATAAAAGTTACGGTTCTACAGCGCCGGGGATTGTAAAAAAACGGATTTTGTATTGGGAAAGGAAACTGAGTAGGGAATTAACAGGGGAATAG